One Desulfobulbus oligotrophicus DNA segment encodes these proteins:
- a CDS encoding Lcl C-terminal domain-containing protein: MGLFSKLIDGNRPEIDWEMTPDYTFGTYESWGGVERVRSKNERVYYFFIDDWGDEPKLCLMERGIKHARIVAEILAPKDMLQQCISEQGKVALFERTHPINEQIKQWLITNVIEGDDGSTIVPLNVSTDRGVGSTGLPTRDDPVVVDKYVDLPDKMEEMSEEDVAALVLQYNFADQERNPGGQFVNTLVDNEDGLTVTDKSTGLMWQRGGIDIMSHRSIRKEIEKLNASQFAGYSDWRLPTMAEALSLLEQEKSEQDQHIHRCFSIEQPFIFVDAVRKPGGHWFVDFKQGRAYWSSGTIPGGFGRLCRSIK, from the coding sequence ATGGGACTGTTCAGTAAGCTGATTGATGGGAATAGACCGGAGATCGATTGGGAGATGACGCCGGACTATACGTTTGGAACCTATGAGAGCTGGGGAGGCGTGGAACGGGTTCGCAGTAAAAATGAGCGGGTGTACTATTTTTTCATTGACGATTGGGGAGATGAACCGAAGCTTTGCCTTATGGAACGGGGGATAAAACATGCCCGTATTGTGGCGGAAATACTTGCCCCAAAAGATATGTTGCAACAGTGCATCAGCGAGCAGGGTAAAGTGGCACTGTTTGAACGTACTCATCCCATTAATGAACAAATCAAACAGTGGTTGATTACCAACGTCATAGAGGGAGATGACGGTTCTACGATTGTGCCGTTGAATGTCAGTACAGATCGTGGTGTCGGTTCAACTGGATTACCCACCAGGGATGATCCGGTGGTTGTTGACAAGTACGTTGATCTCCCCGACAAAATGGAAGAGATGAGTGAAGAGGACGTAGCTGCTCTTGTCTTACAATACAATTTTGCCGATCAGGAGCGTAATCCCGGTGGTCAGTTTGTCAACACCCTGGTTGACAACGAAGACGGTTTGACTGTCACCGATAAAAGCACCGGGCTAATGTGGCAGCGAGGCGGGATTGACATAATGAGTCATCGTTCCATCCGCAAGGAGATTGAAAAACTCAATGCCTCGCAATTTGCCGGTTATTCTGATTGGCGACTACCAACCATGGCTGAAGCTCTTTCGCTACTTGAACAGGAGAAAAGCGAACAGGACCAGCATATACATCGGTGTTTTTCCATTGAACAACCCTTTATTTTTGTTGATGCAGTCAGAAAACCCGGCGGGCATTGGTTTGTTGATTTTAAACAGGGGCGAGCCTACTGGTCGTCAGGAACAATTCCCGGTGGTTTTGGCCGACTTTGCAGGTCGATAAAATAA